A genome region from Methanobacterium subterraneum includes the following:
- a CDS encoding CPBP family intramembrane glutamic endopeptidase gives MVNESTFQGVKIRYLVLWIILFFIVMTGLILASHSLLKGAEWSVAYGLLFYALISYWMLRNFRKINLDYSRFIGHIPINYNWLFLLTIVFAVILFSLGMNELTHFIISTIDPGILGEIPRTSLFYTPQDTPLAPFMNLLDFLTGVIAAPIVEELLFRGVMLHRFTFKLGLKKAILTSSIIFGLLHADFIGAFVFGMVMCILYIKTGTLIIPIIGHMLNNLLAYGMQMLSNINQQNSALVSSTPHPNIGVAAFLLIVAGMIILYFLYRNWPRAYWNPPYFQQDYQGVQENYYY, from the coding sequence ATGGTCAATGAATCCACCTTCCAGGGAGTGAAAATAAGATATCTGGTTTTATGGATCATTCTATTTTTTATAGTAATGACCGGACTCATACTGGCATCCCACAGCCTACTGAAAGGTGCTGAATGGTCAGTTGCCTACGGTTTGTTGTTCTATGCTCTCATATCCTACTGGATGCTCAGAAACTTCCGGAAAATTAACCTGGACTACTCCAGATTCATTGGCCACATACCCATAAATTACAACTGGCTCTTCCTCCTGACCATTGTCTTTGCAGTGATCCTTTTCTCCCTGGGCATGAATGAACTAACCCACTTCATAATATCAACCATTGACCCGGGGATTTTAGGGGAAATACCACGCACCAGCCTGTTTTACACACCACAGGACACTCCACTAGCCCCATTCATGAACTTACTGGATTTTTTAACAGGAGTGATTGCCGCCCCCATTGTGGAGGAGTTACTCTTCAGAGGAGTGATGCTGCACCGGTTCACCTTCAAGTTGGGTTTGAAAAAGGCAATACTGACCTCTTCAATCATCTTTGGATTGCTGCACGCGGATTTCATCGGGGCCTTTGTCTTCGGCATGGTGATGTGCATCCTCTACATTAAAACCGGAACCCTCATCATCCCCATCATCGGCCACATGCTCAACAACCTGTTAGCATATGGTATGCAGATGCTGAGCAATATAAATCAGCAGAACAGTGCCCTGGTCTCATCAACACCCCACCCCAACATTGGTGTGGCAGCCTTCCTCCTGATTGTGGCCGGGATGATTATTTTATATTTCCTCTACCGGAACTGGCCCAGGGCTTACTGGAACCCACCCTACTTCCAGCAGGATTATCAGGGAGTTCAGGAGAATTATTACTACTAA
- a CDS encoding fibrillarin-like rRNA/tRNA 2'-O-methyltransferase, whose translation MEFKLESGDEIRGVYKLDGHLATCNLNPGVKVYGEKLVDYEDVEFRLWDPRRSKLGAALLKGLETFPVKEDSHVLYLGASAGTTPSHISDILTDGVIYCVEFAPRMMRELLTVCRGRKNMTPLLDDASKPANYRGLLEKVDLVYSDVAQPNQTDIFMDNMRMFMDDEGQGMIMIKARSIDVTRKPRKIFREEASRLKEHGFRVMDKVDLDPYEKDHRCLVCEFAF comes from the coding sequence ATGGAGTTTAAACTGGAATCTGGAGATGAAATCCGTGGCGTGTATAAACTGGACGGTCACCTGGCCACCTGCAACCTCAACCCTGGAGTGAAGGTTTACGGGGAGAAACTGGTGGATTATGAAGATGTTGAGTTTCGCCTGTGGGATCCTCGTCGTTCAAAACTGGGAGCTGCCCTCTTGAAGGGATTGGAAACTTTCCCAGTTAAAGAAGATTCCCATGTTTTGTATTTAGGTGCTTCTGCCGGTACCACCCCATCCCATATCTCAGATATCCTCACCGATGGTGTGATCTACTGTGTGGAGTTCGCCCCACGTATGATGAGAGAGTTATTAACGGTTTGCAGGGGACGAAAAAACATGACCCCCCTGTTGGATGATGCCAGTAAACCTGCCAATTACCGGGGATTGCTGGAGAAGGTGGACCTGGTTTATTCTGATGTGGCTCAGCCCAACCAGACTGATATATTCATGGATAACATGCGGATGTTCATGGATGATGAGGGTCAGGGTATGATCATGATCAAGGCCCGGAGCATTGATGTAACCCGTAAACCAAGGAAAATATTCCGTGAGGAAGCATCCCGGTTAAAAGAACATGGATTCAGGGTGATGGATAAAGTGGACCTGGACCCATACGAAAAGGACCACCGCTGCCTGGTTTGTGAGTTCGCTTTTTAG
- a CDS encoding ABC transporter permease: MFNLDQFKRSLGIMKKDIRIYYLKGPVIIFGFMMPLFLFLAFFIGSRNLSPEFLISGLIGMTVFFTATAVSPIIAPWEAQVQTLERLISTPISITTIILGDMMASFIFGIIIPLLPIGLGLLMGVGIIHPLTLILGLVLAAACFSSFGLILSAPPSNIPSNIMMISSLVRFPLVFISGIFIPLETMPPWGQIIALFSPLTYFTDLVRYTLQGTSYFPVLWDFIILLVFTVLFFALAVGLHKRTMSKRI, from the coding sequence ATGTTCAACCTGGACCAGTTCAAACGATCCCTGGGGATTATGAAAAAGGACATACGTATCTATTACCTAAAGGGACCGGTAATTATATTCGGCTTCATGATGCCGTTATTCCTCTTCCTGGCATTTTTTATTGGCAGCCGAAATCTGTCACCAGAATTCCTGATATCTGGTTTAATCGGGATGACCGTGTTTTTCACAGCCACTGCAGTTTCCCCTATAATTGCACCATGGGAAGCCCAGGTGCAGACTCTGGAAAGGCTGATATCCACTCCCATATCCATAACCACCATCATTTTGGGGGATATGATGGCATCCTTCATATTCGGAATCATAATACCCCTGCTACCCATTGGGTTGGGATTACTCATGGGTGTTGGTATAATCCATCCCTTAACCCTCATACTGGGCCTGGTACTGGCAGCAGCGTGTTTCTCCTCATTCGGTCTGATACTCTCTGCCCCACCATCCAACATCCCCTCTAACATTATGATGATCTCATCCCTGGTGAGATTTCCACTGGTGTTCATCAGTGGAATATTCATACCCCTGGAGACCATGCCTCCCTGGGGACAGATCATCGCCCTGTTCTCGCCCCTGACTTACTTCACGGATCTGGTTCGTTACACCCTTCAGGGAACCAGTTATTTCCCGGTTTTATGGGATTTTATAATCCTCCTGGTGTTCACAGTCCTCTTCTTTGCCCTGGCTGTGGGGTTACATAAAAGAACCATGAGTAAGAGGATATAA
- a CDS encoding ABC transporter ATP-binding protein, which produces MDSVIKAQNLTKIYDDLTAVDGVSFEVKKGEIFGFLGPNGAGKTTTVRMLTGIIKPDQGKSVIMGYDIQKESLKAKQNIGVVPETSNAYVDLSAWQNMILMSELYGIPRKIAEERSKNLLEKMGLYQRKDDPVKGFSKGMKQRLILAMALVNDPELLFLDEPTSGLDVQSTRLIRKILQEFPQNGKTIFLTTHNMDEASQLSDRVAIINHGKIAAIDRPEKLKNQIKNLHSVKISFDDTVNLENLTGIPHINDLRKEGDNLIISTDNVSDLITSLTSFTESRNIKIMSLNTMAPSLEEVFIQLTGEDE; this is translated from the coding sequence ATGGACAGTGTAATCAAAGCTCAAAACCTCACCAAAATCTACGATGACCTCACTGCAGTGGATGGTGTGAGTTTTGAAGTGAAAAAGGGTGAGATATTCGGATTCCTGGGCCCTAATGGTGCGGGTAAAACCACCACCGTCCGGATGCTCACCGGGATAATCAAACCAGACCAGGGTAAATCTGTGATCATGGGCTATGACATCCAGAAGGAATCCTTAAAGGCCAAACAGAACATTGGTGTGGTCCCAGAAACTTCCAATGCCTACGTGGACCTATCAGCCTGGCAGAACATGATCCTCATGTCCGAACTCTACGGAATCCCCCGCAAAATTGCCGAGGAAAGATCCAAAAACCTCCTGGAGAAAATGGGACTCTACCAGCGGAAGGATGACCCGGTGAAGGGATTCTCCAAGGGAATGAAACAGAGACTGATCCTGGCCATGGCCCTGGTTAACGACCCCGAACTCCTCTTTCTGGATGAACCCACCTCTGGTCTGGATGTGCAGAGCACCAGACTCATCCGGAAAATACTCCAGGAATTCCCTCAGAACGGGAAAACCATCTTCCTAACCACTCATAACATGGACGAGGCCAGCCAACTCTCAGACCGGGTGGCCATCATCAACCATGGTAAAATCGCAGCTATAGATCGTCCTGAAAAACTTAAAAATCAGATTAAAAATCTCCACTCAGTGAAGATAAGCTTTGACGATACCGTGAACCTGGAAAACCTCACCGGAATCCCCCACATCAATGACCTGAGAAAGGAGGGGGATAATCTCATAATATCCACCGATAACGTCAGTGACCTCATTACCTCCTTAACCAGCTTTACTGAATCCAGAAACATTAAGATAATGAGTTTGAACACCATGGCCCCCTCTTTGGAAGAGGTTTTCATCCAGCTCACCGGGGAGGATGAATAA
- a CDS encoding class I SAM-dependent methyltransferase yields MPKIKPFQTHAGKYDEWYDKNPLIYQSELEAVKELLPKGGNGLEVGVGSGRFAGTLKIKLGLDPSSAMGKLARKRGIKFIQGVAESLPFPDREFDFILMVTTICFLDDLEKALLEANRVLKLDGSIIIGFIDAESPLGHFYQEHKGESTFYREARFYTVKEVILHLKKAHFNDFQFRQTISKPMGEVKDREPVKEGHGEGSFIVVKGVKLV; encoded by the coding sequence ATGCCTAAGATTAAACCCTTCCAGACTCATGCCGGGAAATACGATGAATGGTATGATAAGAACCCTCTAATTTACCAGTCAGAACTGGAAGCAGTTAAAGAACTACTACCTAAGGGGGGGAATGGATTGGAGGTTGGTGTGGGCAGTGGACGTTTTGCAGGTACACTTAAAATCAAATTGGGCCTTGACCCCTCCTCTGCAATGGGGAAATTAGCCCGGAAAAGGGGTATTAAATTCATTCAGGGAGTGGCGGAATCTTTACCATTTCCGGACCGGGAATTCGATTTTATTTTAATGGTCACTACCATCTGCTTCCTGGACGACCTTGAAAAAGCACTCCTGGAAGCAAACCGTGTTTTAAAACTAGATGGTTCCATTATAATAGGATTCATAGATGCTGAAAGTCCATTAGGTCATTTCTACCAGGAACATAAAGGGGAAAGCACATTTTACCGGGAAGCCAGATTCTACACGGTAAAAGAAGTCATACTTCACCTGAAAAAGGCACATTTCAATGATTTCCAGTTTAGGCAGACCATATCAAAACCAATGGGGGAGGTAAAGGATAGGGAGCCAGTGAAGGAAGGGCACGGTGAAGGTTCATTTATAGTGGTTAAAGGAGTAAAATTAGTATAA
- a CDS encoding flavodoxin family protein — protein sequence MKIIGINGSPRKNCNTAALIGKALEGAQSRGVETELIHLYDLNYKGCKSCFACKLKDGKSYGTCAARDDLTPVLKKIEETDAIILGSPIYLGTATGEMRSFLERLIFPYLVYDPEGSTLFPRRIPVGFIYTMGVVEELMEEIGYHQYFNTIKKLTERIIGESESLYVTDTYQFDDYTKYVSSRFNPEEKLKKRREVFPQDCEKAFQMGVRFTSK from the coding sequence ATGAAAATCATTGGAATTAATGGAAGTCCCCGGAAGAATTGTAACACCGCAGCCCTGATTGGAAAAGCCCTGGAGGGAGCCCAATCAAGAGGGGTAGAAACCGAACTCATACACCTCTACGACCTGAACTATAAGGGTTGTAAAAGCTGTTTTGCCTGTAAACTAAAAGATGGGAAAAGCTATGGTACCTGTGCTGCCAGAGACGATTTAACCCCAGTTTTGAAAAAGATCGAAGAAACCGATGCCATCATCCTCGGATCTCCCATTTATCTGGGAACTGCCACCGGAGAGATGAGATCCTTCCTAGAACGACTTATCTTCCCCTACCTGGTCTATGACCCTGAAGGATCAACTTTATTTCCCCGGAGAATACCAGTAGGTTTTATTTACACCATGGGTGTGGTTGAGGAACTCATGGAAGAAATAGGCTATCATCAGTATTTTAACACCATAAAAAAACTCACAGAACGCATAATCGGTGAATCAGAATCACTCTATGTCACCGACACCTACCAGTTTGATGATTACACTAAATATGTTTCATCACGCTTCAACCCAGAAGAAAAACTAAAAAAGCGCAGGGAAGTCTTCCCCCAGGACTGTGAAAAGGCCTTCCAGATGGGGGTTAGATTTACCAGCAAATAG
- a CDS encoding DNA-directed DNA polymerase — MQTKKFVLLDIDYVTRNQEPVIRLFGKLMGENEEGHIIVLDKSFKPYIYVIPSDPHCITDCTHELSELKLISVEMVPRNDMGEHKEVLKVTFKHPRDIPKLREKILNLPSVKEIREHDIPFYRRYLIDKGLFPLNVVEVQGKVLNSAQSSRRSQGLNGHESQGATEGSENNRTPKPCIFQMENPPKPMDSSLPEFKFLSFDIEVYNPRGMPQSDLDPIILISFSSNQGFRKVLSTKNPPDSSDPNGSPLDFVELVDDEKELLEKFVETVESENPDIILGYNSDSFDLPYIRDRAAKLGVPLKLGIDGSPPKFTRTGFTNSAMIKGRIHIDLYFNVRRYMHLARHTLEHVYLELCGEKKLDIPGDEIHIYWDEGGRRLETLFHYSLHDAVAVTRIGERMIPLSTELTRIVGQPLFDVSRMASGRLVEWYLIRKSFQYQNLVPNKPSPSEVTQREDIHVVGGYVKEPVKGLHENIIYFDFRSLYPSIIISKNISPDSFTYEKEPKGKNCHVSPEDGYKFHKEPVGFIPSAIGQILQDRIRIKSLMKQSTDHRQRQVLNAQQEALKRLANTFYGLYNHSTFRWYSLQCSESITAWGRDFLKKTMDDAEKQGFKPVYADTDGFFATYLGPIDEETN; from the coding sequence ATGCAGACTAAAAAATTCGTTCTCCTGGACATTGATTACGTCACCCGGAATCAGGAACCGGTTATAAGGTTATTCGGAAAGCTCATGGGAGAAAATGAAGAAGGACACATCATAGTACTGGATAAAAGCTTCAAACCCTACATCTACGTCATTCCTTCTGATCCTCACTGTATCACTGACTGCACACATGAGTTAAGTGAATTAAAACTTATCTCGGTGGAAATGGTCCCCAGGAATGATATGGGGGAACATAAAGAGGTCCTGAAGGTAACCTTCAAGCATCCCCGGGATATTCCCAAACTCAGGGAGAAGATATTGAACTTACCTTCTGTAAAGGAAATCAGAGAACATGATATTCCATTTTACCGCAGATACCTCATAGATAAAGGATTATTTCCCCTTAACGTGGTGGAAGTGCAGGGTAAGGTCTTAAATTCTGCCCAATCTTCACGGAGATCACAGGGATTAAACGGACATGAATCACAAGGGGCAACCGAAGGATCTGAAAATAACAGAACACCAAAGCCATGCATCTTCCAGATGGAAAACCCTCCAAAACCCATGGATTCCAGCCTACCAGAATTCAAGTTTTTAAGTTTTGATATTGAGGTTTACAACCCCCGGGGCATGCCCCAATCAGACCTGGACCCCATTATCTTAATCAGTTTCTCCAGTAACCAGGGCTTCAGGAAAGTCTTATCCACCAAAAATCCCCCAGATTCCTCAGACCCCAATGGCAGCCCCTTAGACTTTGTGGAATTAGTGGATGATGAGAAGGAATTACTGGAGAAATTCGTGGAAACTGTGGAATCAGAAAACCCGGACATCATCCTGGGCTACAATTCAGACTCCTTCGACCTCCCCTACATCCGGGACCGGGCCGCTAAACTGGGGGTGCCTCTCAAGCTGGGAATAGATGGATCCCCACCCAAGTTCACCAGAACAGGTTTCACCAACTCTGCAATGATCAAAGGCCGGATCCACATTGACCTTTACTTCAATGTCCGCCGTTATATGCATCTGGCGCGTCACACCCTGGAACATGTTTACCTGGAACTATGTGGGGAGAAGAAATTGGACATCCCCGGGGATGAAATCCACATCTACTGGGATGAAGGAGGCCGTAGACTGGAAACTCTCTTCCATTACTCCCTCCACGATGCAGTGGCAGTTACCAGGATCGGGGAGAGAATGATACCCCTCAGCACAGAGTTAACCCGTATCGTGGGCCAACCATTATTCGACGTCTCCCGCATGGCTTCTGGAAGGCTGGTTGAATGGTATTTAATCAGAAAATCATTCCAGTACCAAAATCTGGTGCCTAATAAACCCAGCCCATCAGAGGTAACCCAACGGGAAGATATCCATGTGGTGGGAGGATATGTTAAGGAGCCGGTTAAGGGTTTGCATGAGAATATCATCTACTTCGATTTCAGAAGCCTCTACCCCAGCATCATAATATCCAAGAACATTTCCCCGGACAGCTTCACTTATGAAAAAGAGCCCAAAGGAAAAAATTGCCATGTTTCACCAGAAGATGGTTATAAATTTCACAAAGAACCAGTGGGATTCATACCATCGGCTATTGGTCAAATTCTCCAGGATAGAATAAGAATAAAATCCCTCATGAAACAGTCCACGGACCACAGGCAACGTCAGGTTCTGAATGCTCAGCAGGAAGCATTGAAAAGACTGGCCAACACATTTTACGGATTATACAACCACAGCACCTTCCGCTGGTATAGTCTGCAATGTTCAGAATCCATCACTGCCTGGGGAAGAGACTTCTTGAAGAAGACCATGGATGATGCTGAAAAACAGGGATTCAAACCAGTATATGCCGATACTGATGGATTCTTTGCAACCTACCTTGGACCAATAGATGAAGAGACAAATTAG
- a CDS encoding DUF488 family protein, N3 subclade: protein MLKIKGIYQLPEEEDGFRILIDESWPENLSREEAQVDLWLKDVSPPDPDQLYEGDLMGSADVRGENPGELWRRTAIKLIRDTEKEKGTVTFVCSTLQSIKQLQF from the coding sequence ATGTTGAAAATAAAAGGAATATACCAACTCCCTGAAGAAGAAGATGGATTCAGAATCTTAATTGATGAATCATGGCCTGAAAACTTATCCCGAGAAGAAGCTCAAGTTGATTTATGGCTTAAAGACGTATCCCCGCCTGATCCTGACCAATTATATGAGGGTGATCTAATGGGCTCAGCTGATGTTAGGGGGGAAAATCCTGGGGAACTCTGGAGGAGAACTGCTATAAAACTTATCAGGGATACTGAAAAAGAGAAAGGAACTGTCACATTTGTATGTTCCACTCTCCAGAGCATAAAACAGTTGCAGTTTTAA
- a CDS encoding M23 family metallopeptidase, giving the protein MVVNSPGSKVPSHGTHSFASTYAFDLMQVDWTQKPVKFHRKSTLDHVLGRVHLNDCYSYGKPIYAPISGRVVEALDGYPERDPVQPLRDISLAFKNAWFFDPHKHSIQDIAGNFVIIQGDRIWDGIWLFLGHMKTGSVKVENGDLIEPEDLLGNLGHSGNSTAPHLHFQLMDGPDATTAKGIPCCFEEYELYQDGHWITVEKGIPKNEDRIRL; this is encoded by the coding sequence ATGGTCGTAAACAGCCCTGGATCTAAAGTTCCCAGTCATGGTACTCATTCTTTTGCATCAACCTATGCTTTCGACCTCATGCAGGTTGACTGGACCCAAAAACCGGTTAAATTCCACAGAAAAAGTACTCTGGATCATGTTTTAGGCCGGGTGCATTTAAACGACTGTTACTCCTATGGAAAACCTATTTACGCACCTATTTCTGGCAGGGTAGTGGAAGCCCTTGACGGATACCCTGAACGCGACCCTGTGCAGCCACTCCGTGATATTTCATTGGCCTTTAAGAATGCCTGGTTTTTTGATCCCCACAAGCATAGCATCCAGGATATTGCTGGTAATTTCGTTATAATTCAGGGTGACCGAATATGGGATGGAATATGGCTATTTCTGGGGCATATGAAAACTGGTTCGGTAAAAGTAGAAAATGGTGATTTAATCGAACCTGAAGATCTTTTAGGGAATTTGGGTCATTCTGGTAACTCAACCGCCCCTCACCTTCATTTCCAACTCATGGATGGCCCTGATGCAACCACTGCTAAGGGTATCCCCTGTTGTTTTGAGGAATATGAATTATATCAGGATGGACACTGGATCACCGTGGAAAAGGGAATTCCTAAAAATGAGGATAGGATTCGTTTATAA
- the katG gene encoding catalase/peroxidase HPI, with translation MDEKSEKSIRGGLKNLDWWPNQLNLDILRQHCAKSNPMDEDFNYAREFESLDLEVVKKDLQDLMTDSQDWWPADFGHYGPLFIRMAWHSAGTYRISDGRGGGSNGNQRFPPLSSWPDNCNLDKARRLLWPIKQKYGRKISWADLMILAGNVALESMGFATFGFGGGREDIWEAEKDVYWGSETEWLTDTRHTGERELEKALAAIEMGLIYVNPEGPDGKPDPIAAAHDIRQSFARMAMNDEETVALIAGGHAFGKTHGAGDPENVGPEPEAAPIEEQGLGWKNKLGTGKGNDTITGGPEVIWTNTPTQWDNNFFRILFEFEWELEKSPAGAYQWKPKGEAGKDTVPDPHDPQKRRTPGMLTTDLSLRLDPAYEKISRRFYENPEEFTDAFARAWFKLTHRDMGPRTRYLGGEVPQEDLIWQDPIPAVDHELINQEDITTLKEWILSTNLPVRELVYTAWASASTFRGSDFRGGANGARIRLAPQKDWEVNQPDQLATVLKILEDIQKEFNQAQTSDKKVSLADLIVLAGCAGVEQAARNAGHDVKVPFTPGRMDALEEETDAESFDVLEPLADGFRNYQKEESPLRAEELLVDKAQLMTLTIPEMTVLIGGMRVLNANYEGSQNGVFTERPEALTNDFFVNLLDMETEWNPSSNEGDVYEGRDRATGRLKWTATRVDLIFGSNSELRAVAEVYACEDSQEKFVQDFIKAWDKVMTLDRFDLT, from the coding sequence ATGGATGAAAAAAGTGAAAAGAGCATTAGGGGTGGCTTGAAGAACCTTGATTGGTGGCCGAACCAGTTGAACCTGGACATACTACGCCAGCATTGCGCAAAGTCCAATCCCATGGATGAGGATTTCAACTACGCCCGTGAATTTGAGAGCCTGGACCTGGAGGTTGTGAAGAAGGACCTCCAGGACCTCATGACTGATTCACAGGATTGGTGGCCAGCGGACTTCGGCCACTACGGGCCGCTATTCATCCGTATGGCCTGGCACAGTGCCGGAACCTACCGTATCAGTGATGGTCGGGGAGGGGGCAGTAACGGTAACCAGCGCTTCCCACCCCTTTCCAGCTGGCCAGACAACTGCAACCTGGACAAGGCCCGCCGGTTACTCTGGCCCATCAAACAAAAATACGGCCGGAAAATATCCTGGGCCGACCTCATGATCCTGGCCGGTAACGTGGCCCTGGAATCCATGGGATTTGCAACCTTCGGATTCGGTGGGGGACGTGAAGACATCTGGGAAGCAGAAAAAGACGTGTACTGGGGCTCCGAAACTGAATGGCTCACCGACACCCGACATACCGGTGAACGGGAACTGGAAAAAGCACTGGCAGCCATTGAAATGGGATTGATCTACGTGAACCCGGAAGGACCAGACGGCAAACCAGACCCCATAGCCGCGGCCCATGACATAAGGCAGAGTTTCGCCCGGATGGCCATGAACGATGAGGAAACCGTGGCCCTCATCGCCGGTGGCCATGCTTTCGGAAAAACCCACGGTGCCGGTGACCCGGAGAATGTGGGACCGGAACCAGAAGCCGCCCCCATCGAGGAACAGGGCCTGGGTTGGAAGAACAAACTAGGCACTGGTAAAGGCAACGACACTATCACCGGTGGCCCGGAAGTAATCTGGACCAACACCCCCACCCAGTGGGACAACAACTTCTTCCGGATACTCTTTGAATTTGAATGGGAGCTGGAGAAGAGCCCGGCCGGAGCCTACCAGTGGAAGCCCAAGGGCGAAGCAGGCAAAGATACTGTTCCCGATCCCCACGACCCACAAAAACGCCGCACCCCTGGCATGCTAACCACCGACCTCTCTTTACGGTTAGACCCTGCCTATGAAAAGATCTCCAGGCGCTTCTATGAGAACCCGGAGGAGTTCACCGATGCATTCGCCAGGGCCTGGTTCAAGCTAACCCACCGTGACATGGGACCCAGGACACGCTACCTCGGAGGGGAGGTACCCCAAGAGGATCTCATCTGGCAGGACCCCATCCCCGCAGTTGATCATGAATTAATCAACCAAGAAGACATCACCACCCTTAAGGAATGGATACTATCCACCAATCTCCCAGTAAGGGAGCTGGTTTACACGGCCTGGGCCTCGGCATCCACCTTCCGTGGTTCTGATTTCCGTGGAGGTGCCAACGGTGCCCGCATCCGCCTGGCACCCCAGAAGGATTGGGAGGTTAACCAACCAGACCAGCTAGCCACCGTGCTCAAAATACTTGAAGACATCCAGAAGGAATTTAACCAGGCCCAAACCAGTGACAAGAAGGTCTCCCTGGCTGATCTCATAGTCCTGGCGGGTTGCGCTGGTGTTGAACAGGCAGCCCGAAATGCAGGACATGATGTAAAGGTACCCTTCACCCCGGGACGTATGGACGCCCTGGAAGAAGAGACCGATGCAGAATCATTTGATGTTCTCGAACCCCTCGCTGATGGATTCAGAAACTATCAAAAAGAAGAAAGCCCACTCAGAGCCGAAGAGTTGCTGGTGGACAAGGCCCAACTTATGACCCTGACCATCCCGGAGATGACGGTTCTCATCGGTGGTATGCGAGTCTTGAATGCCAATTATGAAGGTTCCCAGAATGGTGTCTTCACTGAAAGGCCCGAAGCACTCACCAATGACTTCTTCGTGAACCTGCTGGACATGGAAACCGAATGGAATCCATCCTCAAATGAGGGGGATGTATATGAGGGACGGGACCGGGCAACTGGCAGACTCAAGTGGACCGCCACCCGGGTGGACCTCATCTTCGGTTCCAACTCCGAGCTCCGGGCAGTGGCCGAGGTCTACGCCTGTGAAGACTCCCAGGAGAAGTTCGTCCAGGACTTTATAAAGGCCTGGGACAAGGTCATGACCCTGGACCGTTTCGACCTGACCTAA
- a CDS encoding helix-turn-helix domain-containing protein, with protein sequence MGVRGPKPGFVDVACPNKSCADYGKTENGNIVGNGTYQTKNGPVHKFICRTCSKSFTSHSNTILHDLRTNEETVFLALKMILKGMSLRSTAEVLGVKLDTVRRWLRIASEHSEEINKVLMKDIKVDKVELDELWTFVKKKQFREWSMNQKMKDGSG encoded by the coding sequence ATGGGTGTTCGTGGTCCTAAACCTGGTTTTGTGGATGTGGCTTGTCCTAACAAGAGCTGTGCAGATTACGGGAAAACTGAAAACGGTAATATTGTGGGTAATGGAACCTACCAGACAAAAAATGGTCCTGTTCACAAATTTATTTGTCGAACATGCTCTAAAAGTTTCACTTCACATTCAAATACAATATTACACGATTTAAGAACAAATGAAGAGACAGTTTTTTTGGCTTTGAAAATGATTTTAAAAGGCATGAGTTTACGGAGCACAGCAGAAGTTTTAGGTGTTAAACTGGATACTGTGCGCAGATGGCTGCGCATAGCTTCTGAACACAGCGAAGAAATAAACAAAGTCCTTATGAAAGACATAAAAGTTGATAAAGTGGAGTTAGATGAGTTGTGGACTTTTGTTAAAAAAAAACAGTTCCGAGAATGGAGCATGAATCAGAAGATGAAAGATGGATCTGGTTAA